One Cupriavidus taiwanensis DNA window includes the following coding sequences:
- a CDS encoding OmpA family protein, with translation MSMGVKAVRNRIARLRAASAAVGTRTPALAAGLLAALAMLPGHAAPGDPGASGIAAPAAPSAASSGRVVAGGAVPDEATKASVLARLRELYGSANVVDQIEVGNVVSPPNWSANVQKILSPQIKQVSRGQLSIDGTQVSVHGDVRNEAQRQQIASDMATGLGQAYTVKNGLRVPASEQNLLDQTLANRIVEFETGAATLTPKGRAILDEMAAVLPRLSGRKIEIVGHTDNSGSRALNLTLSQARAETVKNYLIGKGGEPGMLTAVGVGPDQPVAPNDKEEGRAKNRRIEFRAGQ, from the coding sequence ATGAGCATGGGTGTCAAAGCAGTACGCAACCGGATCGCCCGCCTCAGGGCTGCGTCCGCCGCCGTTGGGACGCGTACGCCGGCACTGGCCGCGGGATTGCTGGCCGCGCTGGCAATGCTGCCCGGCCATGCCGCGCCGGGCGATCCCGGTGCCAGCGGCATCGCTGCGCCTGCCGCGCCTTCAGCGGCCTCTTCGGGCCGCGTCGTTGCCGGCGGGGCCGTCCCTGACGAAGCGACCAAGGCCAGCGTGCTGGCGCGCCTGCGCGAGCTGTATGGCAGCGCCAACGTGGTCGACCAGATCGAAGTCGGCAACGTCGTCTCGCCCCCGAACTGGTCGGCCAATGTGCAGAAGATCCTCTCGCCGCAAATCAAGCAGGTCAGCCGCGGGCAGCTCAGCATCGACGGCACGCAGGTCTCCGTGCACGGTGACGTGCGCAACGAAGCTCAGCGCCAGCAGATCGCCAGCGACATGGCCACCGGCCTGGGGCAGGCCTATACGGTGAAGAACGGCCTGCGCGTGCCCGCCTCCGAACAGAACCTGCTGGACCAGACCCTGGCCAACCGGATCGTCGAATTCGAGACCGGCGCCGCCACGCTGACGCCCAAGGGCCGCGCCATCCTCGATGAAATGGCCGCGGTGCTGCCGCGCCTGAGCGGCCGCAAGATCGAAATCGTCGGCCACACCGATAATTCCGGCAGCCGCGCGCTGAACCTGACGCTAAGCCAGGCGCGCGCCGAGACGGTGAAGAACTACCTGATCGGCAAAGGCGGCGAGCCCGGCATGCTGACGGCAGTGGGCGTGGGGCCGGACCAGCCGGTGGCGCCGAATGACAAGGAGGAAGGCCGCGCGAAGAACCGGAGGATCGAGTTCCGGGCGGGGCAGTAG
- the tagF gene encoding type VI secretion system-associated protein TagF has protein sequence MSQPTQLQLSYFGKLPSRGDFVKSANNTQLLDTLDRWLAQGMELLAEDPAWKACYDAWKPMHFAFLGSQSKLAIAGALMASSDLSSRRFPFLTAAAMEVERPLQFIARSPLALARLWTRAGQQMHALAQASDATEGLQQLSQAQLGVETGAGAQTHDASFADFIDFQTVAGLEHMLAGQGQHVRLRRTLLALGILLQPLMSSGSSHLEKGLTLPLPADPLYRSLVASFWLELVSRFLHRADFELSIFLGQIGGNERLVIGFNGASSRTLHGVISPLAYAEQNINIDDPEWVEQHVNGDYGMAKFVSYMDQPQLSLRLALDTFREVFAGE, from the coding sequence ATGAGCCAGCCGACCCAACTGCAGCTGTCCTATTTCGGCAAGCTCCCGTCCCGGGGCGACTTCGTCAAGAGCGCCAACAACACCCAACTGCTCGATACGCTGGACCGGTGGCTCGCGCAGGGCATGGAACTGCTGGCGGAAGATCCCGCCTGGAAGGCTTGCTATGACGCCTGGAAGCCGATGCACTTCGCCTTCCTGGGCTCGCAAAGCAAGCTCGCCATCGCCGGCGCGCTGATGGCCAGCAGCGACCTGTCGTCGCGCCGCTTCCCGTTCCTGACGGCAGCGGCGATGGAGGTGGAGCGCCCCCTGCAATTCATCGCCCGCAGCCCGCTGGCCCTGGCCCGCCTGTGGACGCGTGCCGGGCAGCAGATGCATGCGCTGGCACAGGCGTCCGATGCGACCGAAGGCCTGCAGCAGCTGAGCCAGGCCCAGCTGGGCGTGGAAACCGGTGCCGGCGCCCAAACGCACGACGCAAGCTTTGCCGATTTCATCGACTTCCAGACCGTGGCCGGCCTGGAACACATGCTGGCCGGCCAGGGCCAGCATGTACGCTTGCGCCGCACGCTGCTGGCGCTCGGCATCCTGCTGCAGCCGCTGATGTCGTCCGGCTCCTCGCACCTGGAAAAAGGCCTGACCCTGCCGCTGCCCGCCGACCCGCTCTACCGCAGCCTGGTTGCAAGCTTCTGGCTGGAACTGGTGTCGCGCTTCCTGCACCGGGCCGATTTCGAGCTGTCGATCTTCCTCGGGCAGATCGGCGGCAACGAGCGGCTGGTGATCGGCTTCAACGGCGCTTCGTCGCGCACGCTGCACGGCGTGATCTCGCCGCTGGCGTATGCCGAGCAGAACATCAATATCGATGACCCGGAGTGGGTCGAGCAACACGTCAACGGAGACTACGGCATGGCCAAGTTCGTCAGCTACATGGACCAGCCGCAGCTGTCGCTGCGCCTGGCGCTCGACACCTTCCGTGAAGTCTTTGCCGGGGAATGA
- the tssM gene encoding type VI secretion system membrane subunit TssM: protein MHRILNFLTHTRTLSVFGVVVLTVFLLLMAQTFEIGLAWVAIVLGMLLLAWLATYLWKRWRARRASGKLEGILEQQADMAAKAAPPDKRDEVEALRTRLASAVKTIKTSKLGQMSGSEALYELPWYIVIGNPAAGKSTAVLNSGLQFPFADKNSAVIHGIGGTRNCDWFFTTEGILLDTAGRYAVHEEDRREWLGFLDLLKRYRPKAPINGIVVTVSIPELTQNRPEFAINLAKNLRQRVQELTERLEVFAPVYVMFTKADLITGFTEFFGDNEKQERDRVWGATLPFAPEERRDVAAVFDQRFDELCDGLKEISVAQIAQHRNGKLSPGLLSFPLEFASVKPTLRAFLVTLFDENPFQYKPVFRGFYFTSAVQEASTTSVSAERIARRFGLKLEGVAGNREVFSKNGFFLRDLFSKVIFADRRTVRQFASPAKTRLRFATFFGLVLVLGLLLGGWTWSFLGNRQLTANVQADLDKIVKMQQNRVDLQARLEALDILQDRIEQLERFRADHPLALSLGLYQGDTLQHKLLDEYYNGLRQVMLKPVGGAIETFLAEVNAHPEQLAPMVRPPETGAVAATSLASSAPAPASAAMAAPVATATPAAGKRYTDASPTNVEDAYNALKTYLMLADKRHVEVAHLTDQMTRFWRGWLEDNRGNMPREQLIRSAERNLSFFLARVNDDNRPLLEGNLSLIDQTRENLRRVVRGMPARERAYAEIKARASTRFAPMTVARIVGDTGASVVAGSYAVPGTFTREAWLGYVQPAIREAASKELQSKDWVLNVAARDDLTLEGSPEQIQKTLVTMYKTEYAREWQRFMQGVTIQDFGSFEQAVASMNLLGDPANSPIRKVLDTAYEQTSWDNPSLLNAGLKQAKSGMLDWFKRLISRGTPSQMSVNVDVSGASTAAGTIPMGPVGKEFSGLARIVVMHDNNSMLRGYMESLSKVRTRFNQLKNQGDPGPGARQLMQQTLDGNGSELSDALKYVDEQMMTGLTDSQRQALRPLLVRPLLQSYAVVIRPASVEINKVWNAQVYQPFSQTLATKYPFASDAKIEASAAEIGQIFGPEGAIAKFTTATIGPLSVRRGDMLAARTWGDLGLTLAPEFTTNFTRWVAPLTGGAAGGSGGATAAAAQQTVFQILPTPATGTTEYTIEIDGQQLRYRNTPAQWANFVWPNPQGSPGARITATTFDGRSVELLNEPGRFGLERLIATAARKRRPDGAFDLTWSRDNIAVSVALRIISSPQTAGNASASDSPQSQGLRGLRLPTAIADANAPLNTATPPAPSPSTSPAAPPSAPPAPNPQASTPGSAQASAQVNQGGTAQ from the coding sequence ATGCATCGCATCCTTAACTTCCTGACCCACACACGCACGCTGTCGGTATTCGGCGTGGTCGTGCTGACCGTCTTCCTGTTGCTGATGGCGCAGACCTTCGAAATCGGGCTGGCCTGGGTCGCCATCGTCCTGGGCATGTTGTTGCTGGCGTGGCTGGCCACCTACCTGTGGAAGCGCTGGCGCGCGCGCCGGGCCAGCGGCAAGCTCGAGGGCATCCTCGAGCAGCAGGCCGACATGGCCGCCAAGGCGGCGCCGCCCGACAAGCGCGACGAGGTCGAGGCGCTGCGCACGCGCCTGGCCAGCGCGGTAAAAACCATCAAGACCTCGAAGCTGGGCCAGATGTCGGGCAGCGAGGCGCTCTACGAGCTGCCGTGGTACATCGTGATCGGCAACCCCGCGGCCGGCAAGAGCACCGCCGTGCTGAACTCGGGCCTGCAATTCCCGTTCGCCGACAAGAACAGCGCCGTGATCCACGGCATCGGCGGCACCCGCAACTGCGACTGGTTCTTCACCACCGAAGGCATCCTGCTCGATACCGCGGGCCGCTACGCCGTGCATGAGGAAGACCGGCGCGAATGGCTGGGCTTTCTGGACCTGCTCAAGCGCTACCGGCCCAAGGCGCCGATCAACGGCATCGTGGTTACGGTCAGCATTCCGGAACTGACGCAGAACCGCCCCGAGTTCGCCATCAACCTCGCCAAGAATCTGCGCCAGCGCGTGCAGGAGCTGACCGAGCGGCTGGAAGTGTTCGCGCCGGTCTACGTGATGTTCACCAAGGCGGATTTGATCACCGGCTTTACCGAATTCTTCGGCGACAACGAGAAGCAGGAGCGCGACCGCGTCTGGGGCGCCACCCTGCCCTTCGCCCCCGAAGAGCGTCGCGACGTGGCGGCCGTGTTCGACCAGCGCTTCGACGAACTGTGCGACGGCCTGAAGGAGATCAGCGTGGCGCAGATCGCGCAGCACCGCAACGGCAAGCTGTCGCCGGGGCTGCTGAGCTTTCCGCTGGAGTTCGCCTCGGTCAAGCCGACGCTGCGCGCCTTCCTGGTCACGCTGTTCGACGAGAACCCGTTCCAGTACAAGCCGGTGTTCCGCGGCTTCTACTTCACCAGCGCGGTACAGGAAGCCAGCACCACCAGTGTGTCGGCCGAGCGCATCGCGCGCCGTTTCGGGCTCAAGCTGGAAGGCGTGGCAGGCAATCGAGAGGTGTTCTCGAAGAACGGCTTCTTCCTGCGCGACCTGTTTTCCAAGGTGATCTTTGCCGACCGCCGCACCGTGCGCCAGTTTGCCAGCCCCGCCAAGACGCGGCTACGCTTTGCCACGTTCTTCGGGCTGGTGCTGGTGCTGGGCCTGCTGCTGGGCGGCTGGACCTGGTCGTTCCTGGGCAACCGGCAGCTGACCGCCAATGTGCAGGCGGACCTGGACAAGATCGTAAAGATGCAGCAGAACCGCGTTGACCTGCAGGCGCGGCTGGAAGCGCTGGACATCCTGCAGGACCGTATCGAACAGCTGGAACGCTTCCGCGCCGACCATCCGCTGGCGCTGTCGCTGGGCCTCTACCAGGGCGATACGCTGCAGCACAAGCTGCTGGACGAGTACTACAACGGCCTGCGCCAGGTGATGCTGAAACCGGTCGGTGGCGCCATCGAGACCTTCCTGGCAGAAGTCAACGCGCACCCCGAACAGCTTGCGCCAATGGTGCGGCCCCCGGAAACCGGCGCCGTGGCCGCGACATCGCTGGCGTCGTCAGCCCCTGCCCCGGCCTCCGCCGCCATGGCTGCTCCGGTAGCCACCGCCACGCCCGCCGCAGGCAAGCGCTACACCGACGCCTCGCCCACCAACGTGGAAGACGCGTACAACGCGCTCAAGACCTACCTGATGCTGGCAGACAAGCGCCACGTCGAGGTCGCGCACCTGACTGACCAGATGACCCGCTTCTGGCGCGGCTGGCTCGAAGACAACCGCGGCAACATGCCGCGCGAGCAACTGATCCGCTCGGCCGAGCGCAACCTGTCGTTCTTCCTGGCCCGCGTCAACGACGACAACCGGCCGCTGCTGGAAGGCAATCTGTCGCTGATCGACCAGACCCGCGAGAACCTGCGCCGCGTGGTGCGCGGCATGCCCGCGCGCGAGCGCGCCTATGCCGAGATCAAGGCGCGCGCCTCGACCCGCTTTGCTCCGATGACCGTAGCCCGCATCGTGGGCGACACCGGCGCCTCGGTGGTCGCCGGCAGCTACGCCGTGCCCGGCACCTTCACCCGCGAAGCGTGGCTCGGCTACGTGCAGCCCGCCATCCGCGAAGCCGCCAGCAAGGAGCTGCAGAGCAAGGACTGGGTGCTCAACGTCGCCGCGCGCGACGACCTGACCCTGGAAGGCAGCCCCGAGCAGATCCAGAAGACGCTGGTCACGATGTACAAGACCGAGTACGCGCGTGAATGGCAGCGCTTCATGCAGGGCGTGACCATCCAGGATTTCGGCAGCTTCGAGCAGGCCGTGGCCAGCATGAACCTGCTGGGAGACCCGGCCAACTCGCCGATCCGCAAGGTGCTGGACACTGCGTATGAGCAGACCTCTTGGGACAACCCGTCGCTGCTCAATGCCGGCCTGAAGCAGGCCAAGTCAGGCATGCTCGATTGGTTCAAGCGGCTGATCTCGCGCGGCACGCCCTCGCAGATGAGCGTCAATGTCGATGTGAGCGGCGCCAGCACCGCGGCCGGAACGATCCCGATGGGCCCGGTCGGCAAGGAATTTTCGGGCCTGGCACGCATCGTCGTGATGCATGACAACAACTCGATGCTGCGCGGGTATATGGAGTCGTTGTCAAAGGTGCGCACGCGCTTCAACCAGCTCAAGAACCAGGGCGATCCGGGCCCCGGCGCGCGCCAGCTGATGCAGCAGACGCTGGACGGCAATGGCTCGGAGCTGTCGGATGCGCTCAAGTATGTCGATGAGCAGATGATGACCGGGCTCACCGACAGCCAGCGCCAGGCGCTGCGGCCGCTGCTGGTGCGGCCGCTGCTGCAGTCTTACGCCGTGGTGATCCGCCCGGCCAGCGTCGAGATCAACAAGGTCTGGAACGCGCAGGTGTACCAGCCCTTCAGCCAGACCCTGGCGACCAAGTATCCGTTTGCCTCGGATGCCAAGATCGAAGCCAGCGCGGCCGAGATCGGCCAGATCTTCGGGCCGGAGGGCGCCATCGCCAAATTCACGACCGCCACCATCGGGCCGCTGTCGGTGCGCCGCGGCGACATGCTGGCCGCACGCACCTGGGGCGACCTGGGCCTGACGCTGGCACCCGAGTTCACCACCAACTTTACGCGCTGGGTGGCGCCGTTGACCGGCGGCGCTGCGGGTGGCAGCGGCGGCGCCACGGCCGCAGCGGCCCAGCAGACCGTGTTCCAGATCCTGCCGACGCCCGCGACCGGGACCACCGAGTACACCATCGAAATCGACGGCCAGCAGCTGCGCTATCGCAATACGCCGGCGCAATGGGCCAACTTTGTCTGGCCCAACCCGCAGGGATCGCCGGGGGCCAGGATTACGGCGACGACGTTCGACGGCCGTTCCGTCGAACTGCTCAACGAACCGGGCCGCTTCGGCCTGGAGCGCCTGATCGCCACGGCCGCGCGCAAGCGCCGCCCGGATGGGGCCTTCGACCTGACCTGGAGCCGCGACAACATCGCAGTCAGCGTGGCGCTGCGCATCATCAGCAGCCCGCAGACCGCAGGCAACGCCAGCGCTTCCGACTCGCCACAGAGCCAGGGCCTGCGCGGCCTGCGCCTGCCGACCGCGATCGCCGACGCCAACGCACCGCTCAATACCGCGACGCCGCCGGCCCCTTCGCCGTCAACTTCGCCCGCGGCGCCGCCGTCCGCCCCACCTGCCCCGAACCCGCAGGCCAGCACGCCGGGCAGCGCGCAGGCCTCGGCCCAAGTCAACCAAGGAGGTACGGCGCAATGA
- a CDS encoding PAAR domain-containing protein, whose translation MARPFILLGDKTDHGGVVITASGNTSTNGKGIACVGDRVTCPRSGHGGTTVIVTGDPNVIIDGRAAARHGDKTACGATLLSSQGVTGSE comes from the coding sequence GTGGCACGTCCTTTCATTCTGCTGGGCGACAAGACCGACCACGGCGGCGTGGTGATCACCGCATCGGGCAACACCAGCACCAACGGCAAGGGCATTGCCTGCGTGGGCGATCGTGTCACCTGCCCTCGCTCCGGCCATGGCGGCACCACCGTCATTGTCACCGGCGACCCCAACGTGATCATCGATGGCCGCGCCGCGGCGCGGCACGGCGACAAGACCGCTTGCGGCGCGACCTTGCTGTCCAGCCAGGGCGTGACCGGCAGCGAATGA
- a CDS encoding M15 family metallopeptidase, with protein MVFVALVLYFVLMVAAAAVLLLPAVRQRCFAVARSHWRRLSTSAASAGSQSASSIRHSVGNATTTLASARDFLAKRRALVLAAAGVVTLPPVLALALRHRQVFQFEDDDGVREPDPQIAALLNGERLVPPPPLPPEVFTTREVELIRPAIREASRDWEQLDADFRQRLLLVYKIMRDEHGYEMALLEGYRSPERQARLAAMGSHVTQAGAYHSYHQFGLAADSAFYRDGKLVISEKDPWAMRGYELYGRAAESAGLVWGGRWKMMDLGHVELRRPGVLGKRPAQQ; from the coding sequence ATGGTCTTTGTCGCACTGGTCCTCTATTTCGTGTTGATGGTTGCCGCTGCTGCCGTGCTGCTGCTTCCGGCAGTACGGCAGCGCTGCTTTGCCGTGGCGCGCTCGCATTGGCGCCGCCTGAGCACCAGTGCGGCGTCGGCGGGTTCGCAATCGGCCAGCTCGATCCGCCACTCGGTCGGCAACGCGACCACCACGCTCGCTTCCGCCAGGGACTTCCTGGCCAAGCGTCGTGCCTTGGTGCTGGCCGCCGCGGGCGTGGTGACGCTGCCGCCGGTACTGGCGCTGGCGCTGCGTCACCGGCAGGTCTTCCAGTTCGAGGACGATGACGGCGTACGCGAGCCGGACCCGCAGATCGCCGCGCTGCTCAACGGCGAGCGGCTGGTGCCGCCGCCACCGCTGCCACCGGAGGTCTTCACCACGCGCGAAGTGGAGTTGATCCGCCCGGCGATCCGCGAGGCCAGCCGGGATTGGGAACAACTGGATGCCGATTTCAGGCAGCGGCTGCTGCTGGTCTACAAGATCATGCGCGACGAGCACGGTTACGAAATGGCGCTGCTGGAGGGCTACCGCAGCCCGGAACGGCAGGCCAGGCTGGCCGCGATGGGCAGCCATGTGACGCAGGCCGGCGCGTACCACAGCTACCACCAGTTCGGGCTGGCCGCGGACAGCGCCTTCTACCGCGACGGCAAGCTGGTGATCAGCGAGAAAGACCCCTGGGCCATGCGCGGCTACGAGCTGTATGGCCGTGCCGCCGAGTCGGCAGGGCTGGTCTGGGGCGGGCGCTGGAAGATGATGGACCTGGGGCACGTCGAACTGCGTCGCCCGGGTGTGCTGGGCAAGCGCCCGGCACAGCAATAA
- a CDS encoding type VI secretion system Vgr family protein has translation MDVTTLYQHLFSAAHRLYALEGEGALGELAVEAWIGREGVSALAESRIVAVSANADIALDSLLGQRVTLLTTLAGGGQSRRSGLVRQAEKLGADGSLARYRLTVVPWLWLTTQQRNSQVFQNRKLDSIIETVLQPYAPHAQWRYAAGAEARIAAIGERSHVAQFRETDYHFLSRLLAEAGLGYTVVEDEEAPSGHAVVIFADSAQLPEDEESAAGGGIRFHRAHSQESADAIQQLACETRSTVGGVAVTAWDPEAKRAIRGHAPARYVGNAGRAVSPDPYLSVSLSLAPDAASAQRVAEQVIEAVEARALLFTGRASVRTLRSGTRLTVTGCPHLPLQEDDAAGYPLLLDAAEHCGINNLAADTRAALADRMGPLEAALCFDAPPPAPDAPVATPGLLGVLPDLEPVRLAPTQALQAAAREQGYAAIFRAIDARRPWRACALDVDCPRLYSRPTPLGVHSAIVVGPDGQSQAEGNAEHHASPAGEIRVRFHWQRGDRADDRSSRWIRVAQRQAGAGMGWQWLPRIGQEVLVKFADDDIDQPFVIGALYNGQGEAGHAPTPGGKSAAAGSDNQSLYAQGTDSAPSAQGNLAGGNSPAWHGLGAQPDGHRNPAALTGFKSQEHGGKGYNQLVLDDSDSQLRTQLATTLQSTQLNLGHLIHQQDNRRGNFRGQGFELRTDGHAAVRGQAGLLLTTYRDAATGRALPTGDNAAGIALLRQAGDLVKTLSQGAATHQTQALSTGKDDEAPLPKQTKAASGMVDGQALEAAKADASSGNTTTTGKVPHQAAAMVHLNGRAGLTMVAGQDLQIANGESVVLASGQDSNVAVAGQARVHAGQAIGVAAGLSGAGENNIGLQLTAGQDDIDIQAQHDLLKLAARDDLTVVSANMNVDFAAAKRIRIATAGGASILIEGGNITVECPGAITYKAAQRKFEGPVNSAYPLPEFPQAPMPYKPMEFRMRLANTPGEGGHALAHAPWKIAVGEAPLGLGMVADDELVAHGVTDVDGNVVLSQAQQEALARAYCASPANTWLVYPGQTVRVHVAEQDPTWTDAEAARHALNAGDFSGGLPQSMSDDNTQQRLRYARDALAAGSSNQIYKKTQ, from the coding sequence ATGGATGTAACCACTCTTTACCAACATCTTTTCAGCGCGGCTCACCGCCTGTACGCGCTGGAAGGTGAAGGCGCGCTGGGCGAGCTCGCCGTCGAAGCCTGGATCGGGCGCGAAGGCGTCTCCGCGCTGGCCGAGTCGCGCATCGTGGCGGTCAGCGCTAACGCCGATATCGCGCTGGACAGCCTGCTTGGCCAGCGCGTGACGCTGCTGACCACGCTCGCCGGCGGCGGCCAGTCGCGCCGCAGCGGCCTGGTCCGGCAGGCCGAGAAGCTGGGCGCCGACGGCAGCCTGGCGCGCTATCGCCTGACCGTGGTGCCGTGGCTGTGGCTGACGACGCAGCAGCGCAACAGCCAGGTGTTCCAGAACCGCAAGCTCGACAGCATCATCGAGACCGTGCTGCAGCCGTATGCGCCGCACGCGCAATGGCGCTACGCGGCCGGCGCCGAGGCGCGCATCGCCGCCATCGGCGAGCGCTCCCATGTCGCGCAGTTCCGCGAGACTGACTACCACTTCCTGTCGCGCCTGCTGGCCGAGGCCGGCCTGGGCTATACCGTCGTGGAGGACGAGGAAGCGCCCAGCGGGCATGCCGTGGTGATTTTTGCCGACAGCGCGCAATTGCCGGAAGACGAGGAATCCGCGGCGGGCGGCGGTATCCGCTTCCATCGCGCGCACAGCCAGGAATCGGCCGATGCCATCCAACAGCTGGCGTGCGAGACCCGCTCCACCGTTGGCGGCGTGGCCGTGACGGCATGGGACCCGGAGGCCAAGCGGGCCATCCGCGGCCACGCGCCGGCACGCTACGTCGGCAACGCCGGCCGGGCGGTCAGCCCGGACCCGTACCTGTCCGTCAGCCTGTCGTTGGCGCCGGACGCGGCGAGCGCGCAGCGCGTCGCCGAGCAGGTGATCGAAGCCGTCGAAGCCCGCGCGCTGCTGTTCACCGGGCGTGCGTCCGTGCGCACGCTGCGCAGCGGCACCCGGCTGACCGTGACCGGCTGCCCGCACCTGCCGCTGCAGGAAGACGATGCGGCAGGATATCCGCTGCTGCTCGATGCGGCGGAACACTGCGGCATCAACAACCTGGCTGCCGACACGCGCGCCGCGCTGGCCGATCGCATGGGGCCGCTCGAGGCGGCCTTGTGCTTCGACGCCCCGCCGCCAGCGCCGGACGCCCCGGTGGCAACGCCCGGGCTGCTGGGCGTGCTGCCAGATCTGGAGCCAGTGCGGCTGGCCCCGACGCAAGCGCTGCAGGCAGCGGCACGCGAACAAGGCTACGCCGCCATCTTCCGTGCCATCGACGCACGCCGTCCATGGCGCGCCTGCGCGCTTGACGTCGATTGCCCGCGTCTTTACAGCCGGCCCACCCCGCTGGGCGTGCATAGCGCCATCGTCGTCGGCCCCGATGGCCAGTCCCAGGCCGAGGGCAACGCCGAACACCACGCCAGCCCCGCCGGCGAGATTCGCGTGCGCTTCCACTGGCAACGCGGCGATCGCGCCGACGACCGCAGCAGCCGCTGGATCCGGGTCGCACAGCGCCAGGCCGGCGCCGGCATGGGCTGGCAGTGGCTGCCGCGCATCGGCCAGGAAGTGCTGGTCAAGTTCGCCGACGACGACATCGACCAGCCATTCGTCATCGGCGCGCTGTACAACGGCCAGGGCGAAGCGGGCCACGCGCCCACGCCGGGCGGCAAGAGCGCGGCGGCGGGCAGCGACAATCAGTCCCTGTACGCGCAGGGCACCGACAGCGCACCCAGCGCGCAAGGCAACCTCGCCGGCGGTAACAGCCCCGCCTGGCACGGCCTGGGCGCGCAGCCCGACGGCCACCGCAATCCGGCCGCGCTGACGGGTTTCAAAAGCCAGGAACATGGTGGCAAGGGCTATAACCAACTTGTGCTGGACGACAGCGACAGCCAGCTGCGCACGCAACTGGCCACCACGCTGCAATCGACCCAGCTCAATCTTGGCCACCTGATCCACCAGCAGGACAACCGCCGCGGCAACTTCCGCGGCCAGGGCTTCGAACTGCGCACCGACGGCCACGCCGCCGTACGGGGCCAGGCCGGCCTGTTGCTGACCACCTACCGTGACGCCGCCACCGGCCGCGCACTGCCCACCGGCGACAACGCCGCCGGCATCGCGCTGCTGCGCCAGGCCGGCGACCTCGTCAAGACCCTGAGCCAGGGCGCGGCCACGCACCAGACCCAGGCGCTGTCGACCGGCAAGGATGACGAAGCGCCGTTGCCGAAGCAAACCAAGGCTGCCTCCGGCATGGTTGACGGTCAAGCGCTGGAAGCGGCGAAAGCCGATGCGTCCAGCGGCAACACCACGACCACCGGCAAGGTACCGCACCAGGCCGCGGCCATGGTCCACCTGAACGGCCGCGCCGGGCTGACGATGGTTGCAGGCCAGGACCTGCAGATTGCCAACGGCGAAAGCGTGGTCCTGGCCAGCGGCCAGGACAGCAACGTCGCGGTTGCCGGCCAGGCGCGCGTGCACGCCGGGCAGGCGATCGGCGTGGCGGCGGGCCTTTCAGGAGCGGGGGAGAACAACATCGGACTGCAGCTGACGGCGGGGCAGGATGATATCGATATCCAGGCGCAGCATGATCTGCTGAAGCTGGCGGCACGGGATGATTTGACCGTGGTGTCGGCCAATATGAATGTGGATTTTGCCGCGGCGAAGCGGATTCGGATTGCGACGGCGGGCGGGGCATCGATATTGATCGAGGGCGGGAATATTACGGTGGAGTGTCCGGGGGCGATTACTTATAAGGCGGCGCAGAGGAAGTTTGAAGGGCCGGTGAATAGTGCCTACCCGCTCCCCGAGTTTCCGCAAGCGCCGATGCCGTACAAGCCCATGGAATTCCGCATGCGCCTGGCAAATACCCCGGGCGAAGGCGGGCACGCGCTGGCTCACGCGCCCTGGAAGATCGCCGTTGGCGAAGCGCCACTGGGACTCGGCATGGTGGCTGACGACGAACTGGTGGCGCATGGCGTTACCGATGTGGATGGTAACGTGGTACTCAGCCAGGCCCAGCAGGAAGCCCTGGCGCGCGCCTATTGCGCCAGTCCAGCCAACACCTGGCTGGTGTATCCCGGCCAGACCGTACGTGTTCACGTTGCCGAGCAGGATCCGACTTGGACGGATGCGGAGGCAGCACGCCACGCTCTCAATGCCGGTGACTTCAGTGGTGGACTACCGCAATCTATGTCGGACGACAATACGCAGCAACGGCTACGCTATGCCCGCGATGCGCTCGCCGCGGGATCGTCCAATCAGATCTACAAGAAAACTCAGTAA